CCAGCAAAGGACAAGTGACTTGCTCAGGTCACACAAATACCCAGTTCCCTCCAGGCCTGAGTATCTAACCTccaacttctttcttctcttccggAAAGTAGAAAGAACCCCGGGGCTAGGAATCCAGGATCAGATCTTCCTAGGAAGGCCCTGGATCTCAGGCCAGGGCCTTCATTTCTTAGGGCCCATCATACCTGTTTAACAAGTCAGTGAAGGCCTGCTAGGAACTCTTGATCTGGTGTGCTTAGCAGCACCTTCCAGAACTAATAGATTCCAATACTGCTTTAGTGGAGGACTAACCAGATACTGCAAATGGAGAAGAATCAGctgactggaattacagatgtattggtcttggctttgttttgtttttaagaactaGGCCCTGGGCCCTTTGTCAttcaccaacacacacaccttttctttttgagacagggtttctttgtgtagctttggctgtcttggaactccctctgtagactaggctggctttgaactcacagagatctacctgcctctgcttactGAGCTCTGGGAtctaaggcatgcaccaccactgttcaGTCCacatactttccttttttttctttttcgagacagggtttctctgtgtagccctggctgtcctggaactcactctatagaccaggctggcgtcaaacttagaaatccacctgcctctgcctcccaagtgctgggattaaaggcgtgcgccaccaaaaTTGGGAAACTTGAGGTTTTCAAGCTTTCTTCAGTAAGTGGGTCATTGGCAACAATAGGCTTGCACTGCTAGCTGGTCCACCCTCCCTCTTTGTGTGGTGGAAGTGAAGATGCAGGATCTTGCACACACTGGGCAAATGCTCAGTTATGGAGCTACCTGGCAACTtccaattctttttgttttctctttcttttttaaaagatttatttattttatgtgagtacactgtcactctcctcagacacaccagaagagggcattggatcacattacagatggttgtgagccaccatgtggttgctgggaattgaactcaggaccctggaagaacagtcagtgctcttaaccactgagccatctctccagtcccctccttcctcctcttccacctcttcctcttcctcctccttcttcttctttttctattttggacAGAGTTTTATTgcttggatggcctggaacttgcagtgtagcccaggctggacttgaactaacagatctacctgcctctacatGCCCCAGTGCTGTGAGTGAAGTATGCCTCAAGTATGCTgcctttaagacagggtttctctgtgtagccctggctatcctggaactcactctgtagaccaggttggccttgaatttggagatccctttgcctctgcctcccaggtgatgggattaaaggcgtgtgccaacacctatttttatttttttaaaatgttattttatgtatgtgagtacactgtagctgttttcagacacaccaaaagagagcatcagatcctattacagatggttgtgagccaccacgtggttgctgggaattgaactcagaacttctggaagagcagctagtgcttttacacattgagctgtctctccagcccttacatGGGACacgtgcttttacccactgagctgttttggtggcatcttaaaaaaaattattttgaggggctgaagagatggctcagcagttaagagcactgactgctcttctagaggtcctaggttcaattcccagcaaccacatggtggctcacaaccatctgtaatgggatccaacaccgctttctgatgtgtctgaagacagctacagtgcactcatacataaaaataattaaataaaaaaatattttgagcagGGTGTCTTAgcatatgcctttgatcctagaagggaggcagaacaggcagaatccctgagttcaagttcagcctactagcaacttccaggccagccagagctatgtgaGATTATATCTCCAAAAAAAGGGGGAGTgggtggcgagatggctcagcagcttagagcactggactgctcttccaaaggtcctgagttgaaatctcagcaactgcatggtggctcacaactacccataatgagatctgacaccctcttctggtgtgtactatgtataataataaataaatctttgggcctgagtgagcagagttcaccggagtgagcagggttgaccagagagagtagaggtcctaaaaattcaattcccaacaaccacatgaaggcttacaaccatctgtacagctacagtgtgctcacatacataaaataaataaaaaaaaaaaaaaaacaggggctggtgacatggctcagcgggtaagagcactgactgcgcttccgaaggtcctgagttcggatcccagcaaccacatggtggctcacaaccacccataatgagatctgacgccctcttctggtgcatctgaagacaggtacagtgaattacacaggagcgagcagggccggagcaagggGGCCTGAGTGAGCTGAGctggagctcaattcccagccgCCACgagatggctcacggccatctgcacaactacaatgtactcatacacataaaataaataaataaatctttttttttaaaaaaaaaaaaacagactttttttggggggtgtggaTAGCATTTCACATAGCCCAAACTGACCCTGAACTTAATATGTAACTGAAGATaaccttaaacttgtgatccttcaGTGTCTCCTGGTGAATGCCAGGGTTATAAATTCGTGTCCCTCTGGTTTTTCTTTCACTGACTTGGGAGGCCCAGCACAGTTCTGTGTCCTCATTTGTTGGGCAGCTACTTCTATAGCCCAGGTCTAGCCCTCTACCAACCGTAAAGCCCAGCAGAATGTTTTGCAAGACCAGGCTGTGAGCTGGTGGGCAACTTTCTCCAACATTGGGCCACCTCCTTTCACACAGAGAGGGGAGCCTGTGAAGATAGGGCTTGTTACTTTTCATTGTCCTCAGAGGAGCAGTCCAGTGCCCTGAGGGAAAGGGCTTGGCAGTGGTTCCCAAGAACAGACATTGCTGGCTCCTGACCTTGTTCTTACTTCCCCTGGCCTCCCTTCTGGAAGGCCTTGGGAATCCTGCTGTTATCTTCTCAGGATGGCAACTGTTCATCTGTTTAGTCAATGTCTACCAAGTTCTTGCCACAGGCCAGGCTCTGTGTGAACCCTGGGAGATGTAGAGACTCAAGCATGGGGCTAGACAGCCTGTACCCACACCTACAGTGGAACTGTTACAAAATTTCAAGAAATTCCCCAGCCTCTGTGGATCTGGACTGCACCAGAAGAGATGAATACAGGTTTGGACAGGTCTGGATTGTAAGGACTGTTGGATTCAGCCTAGCTATTACTGCCTCCTctctggggagcagaggcagggtggGACCAGCTTTCTTCAGCCTTCCTATGGACACAAGTTGACCTATGGCCTCCCTTCTGTTGTTCCTAGGCAAAGCAGGCAACACCTCGTGCATTCAGCTCTTTTCCTCTGAGTGAAGCCAGGAGAGGAAAGGTCACTCTGGCTTCTAAGTTCAGCCTATCTTCCTCCTGTCTTGGCTAGCTTTTTGCTGAGACAAGATTACTCTTGGGTAATAATGACACTTCCCCTTACTGACCCTTCATGGGTGGGTCAGTCTGaacacttaaaattattattcttagCATATGTGGGTGTGACATCCATGGAGGCATGCATGAGCCAATATGGCCATGTGGATGTTGAAAGAGCAAGTCTGTGGCCTCAGCTCTCTCCTTTTACCTTGTGTGGGTTCTAGGTattgatctcaggtcctcagcCTTGTGttgcaagtacttttacccactgagccatctcactgacacCTAGGCTGAATACTTTAGATACTTTACACATTTCCTCTCAATAGAGACTTCTAGTATCCAGAGTCAGGCTGTCATTATGCCCATCTTACAGATAGAACAATTGAGGCTTAGactctttttataatttttttttccgagacagggtttctctgtgtagccctggctgccctggaactcactctgtagactaggctggccttgaactcagaaatcagcctgcctctgcctcccaggtgctgggattactgggattaaaggcatgagccaccactgcccagcaaggctTAGATTCTCTTAAGGCCACACAGTTCATCTGTATGGCCAAGGATTCTAACCAGATTTGTTTGACATGGAACAAGTATTATGCTTTCTGATGCTGCTTGCAGGGTATATTCCAGCCATGCCCTACCCAGATTATAAAGTGGGGACTCTGCAGCATATTCAAGTTCCCTGAATTGGTGTATGCCTTTAAgccttttttgtattttaaatatcagcaaaaataaaaccaggagagctttgcttctttattttaagtCTGAATCAACTTTCTGGCTTCATCTTCCTGGATGAAACCAAATCTGCTTTTCATCTCTTGGTTCTTATGTCCAAGTGGCTAGCTGCTGTGGGGACCATTCATTCTCCCTATTTCCCTGCTTCCTCATCACAGCTGCTACTGGTACTAGGCCATCAGCAATATCAGTAGGTAGAGAGGCAACAGGAGATTGTCTATTTGAGTAGTGTATGCTTCCAGAAGGGATACAGTGCTGATGGACCCCAAAATCCAAGCATAACTGTAGTTCAGGTCTACTCCACTGTCAAAGATTAAGATCAGAGCTACAGAGATGATTTGTGCAAATATAGATGTCATGGTCCCCTCGAATGTTttcttagttccaggccagcggATCTCTCCCATGGTACTGCCAAATATGGAGGCCACAGTAtcacccacacccacagccaGGACCCCAGCATAGGGGACCAGGGCTCTTGCTCCTCCCAGGCTGTCCTTCTGTGTACAGGGTCTGGGGATCAGCCAAATGGGAAGAGACATGCCCAGAAGCAGGTAGATGTGTGTTAGGATAAGAGGTCCACTGTCTCGTTCATCTAGGAAGAGGGACAGAAGGCTTCGAAGAGTGTGACCCAAGGGCTTGATTCGGAAATAGCGCACATATTCCAGGAAGATGAAGACTGCCAGACATACAGTGGCAGCCACATACAGCAGTGGCCGGTCAAAGATGATGCCTGGGATGTAAGTGGCTACCACAATGAAGTGGAAATACTTTCTTGTAATGGTAGGAGCGTTGTGCTTCTTGGACTCAGAAGATGACCGCTTGGCATTCTGGTACAGCACCACCAGGCAGGCCACGGTGGCCAGCAAAGACCAATAGGCTAGGAGGTAGATGCGAGTTTCGGTGTAGAAGAGGAACTGAAGAAGCCAGAGCAGGGGGTTCCTACGAATGAGCCAGTGCAGCCAGGGCAGAACCACACCAAGGCCCAGCACACAGGTCATGAGGTGGAAGAAGATGGAAGAGGCCCAGGTGCCTGAATCCATGAAGACAAAGAGGGTGCTGAAAAAGACACCCATGAGCACcatccctaccaccaccaccaacaggaAGAAGTCCACTGGGTCCCCCTGGCTTTCAGTCAGAGAGCGCTTGATGAGTTGGTTGAGGACGAAGCTAATGCCACCCAATACCAGCAGTGCCTCCCCGGGAGTGAAGCAGCGGGGCAGCAGGTACAGCAGGATCATGTTGAGATAAACAAATATTAGCAGGACTTCCAGGACCTCGATCACCTCGCCCACACTGAGCGAGTGCTTCATAATATAAATGATAATGCCTCCGGCCAAACCCGAGATGGCACAAGTATTCATGGGCACCGGGCGAGTAATGCCCAGTGCCAACACCGAGGAGAAGAGGGCCACTGCCATGCCAGTGGCTGCAACCACAATGCCGAAGCGCTCGAAGTATGGGTTTCCTGCAGTCTGGCAGCGCTCCTTCATGACCAGCCCAAGCAAAGGCATGACCATGGAGGCCGGCAGTAAGCCACTGTTCGCGGACATTCGGAATTGGAAAACAGCATTCCCCTGCTGGAGCAGCCGGTCCCACTTGTACTGGACGTAGAAGGCCTGCACTGCGAGGGCCACGGCGCACCAGGAGTACCGGTCCCACACTACAGCGTGGATGCTCAGCACCACTGCGAACACCACTGCAGCTTCCGCCAGCACTGACCCGCTCAGCGCAAACCCAGACTCCGGGGCTTGGGGAGGGCACCGTCGGGTCATGTCTCTAGGCCCGGGGCTCTTGGGGGAAGAAGCTTGGTGACTAGGGACGCCTTGGCCCTCAACCCGCCAAGCAGAGGGGCAGCAATTTCACCCAGCCAGCAACCTTCTCCTGCTTCCAAAAGGGTGCTCCACCGCAGGCCACTCTGAGGCCTGGGAGCCGGCGCCCAGTCACCCTCCTCCGCTTTCAACCTACGGTGTAGCAGATATTTGCACGCTTCACCTCTCACGGGCTCCACCGCCTCCACCGCGGACTCATCGCACACCAGGATAGCGCCATCTTGACGGCCCCATCCTGGCCACGCCCACCAAACGCATGATGGAAACCACGCCCCCAGTCTGGAGGATCCCGGTCACGTGGGCGTAGCGTATGGGGGCGGGGCTGGGACGCGCGCGGGAAGATGGCGGCTGCCGCCGGTGGGCCGTGTGTGAGGTACGGAATGGGGCGCGGCGGGGGTCGGGAGTGGCCGTGAGGCGCGGGGTGGGAGCCGGGCGGGAGTTGGGACCGGGACTCAGCGGCAGTGGAAGAGACGAGCCCGGGCTGGGTGGACGGATACTCTCCGGGGAGGCGGTTAAGTCCAAACCGTTCCCGCTCGCGGGGCTGAGGACACTTTTGGAGCGGGCCGGcagttctcccttctctctccgtGGTCCCTTTGCCTCCAGTCTTCCCCACTACACCACGCTCCCTCCACTTCGCTCTCTATAGACACTGCGGGACATTTCAGGGTCGCCTGGAAGACCCATCCCACCGCGATCCCTTCCTTGCTGTCCCTGCGTCCTGCTCCGCCTCGGGTGTGCCTTGCCCACGCCGCGATTTCTTCCCGCGGGCATCCTTAGTTCCcgccttcttttatttttggctaaTGCCGATATTGATACAATCAGCAGGCATGCCTTCGTCTTCTTGCGATGCCGGGTGTTGTGCCAGGCTTCGGACACAAGATGAATTACTCCAAAACAAACAGTTAGCACTtaaagagtgtttttttttttttttttcttttttgaggcaaggtctcttgtCTCTcgggcaggccttgaactccttgttttcttgcctttgccttcttgATGCGGAAATTACAGACATGAATTGCGAGCCCAGTTTGCTTTTAAAGAGCACTTACTAGCACTGGACCCTGGGAAAGACCCTTGCAGGCTTTATCTCATTCATTTCTCACAACAGCACTCAGAAGTCCAGTTCACACATAGGCAGTCCCCCTCGTCTCCCCTAATGATAATCCCCGTGAGCATTCAGACTGAAGGCTCTAAAGCCTTAACCAGATCTCTGTATGTGTCTACATTATAGATCGGAAAGGGTCTTCACCTCTCCTGCTCCCCTAAAACGTAAACAGTCCCTGCCACCTGGAATTGACTCTGCTAGTTTTATTTGGTCTTGTCTCCTGCGGAAACCTTAACACCTAGACAGttggccagtggtggtgcatgcctttaatcccagcacttgggcagcagaggcaggtggatttctgagctcaggccagcctggtctacagactgagttccaggacagccaaggctacacagagaaaccttgtctcgaagaaaaaaaaaaaaaagaaaaacaaaaaacaaaaaccacccagACAAATTTGTAACTACATTGCCTGTCTTTCTCTACATTAGCTACTTTACCTTCCAGGGGTAACATTTTCTTTGGAGTTTCCTGTGGATAAAGTGTGATTCTTATGGGGGGCCAGTTTGGTTTTCTTCCCCCTGTTGTTTCATGACAGACCTTGTATCCATAGCTATGGATAAATACTTGTGtgaaaactgtaaaaaaaaaaaatgaatttttcaaaaggaaaggaaaattttGGCTTGCCAGCAAGCTCTGAGCTTTCTGTGAAACTTAGCAAACCCATCGTTGAGGGAGGACTTTAACTGACCCTAaggttttcattttactttatttatttatttatttatttatttatttatttgagttcctaggggtcaaacccagggcctcaggaaTTCTAAGTAAGCACTCTTCTACTGAGTCACAGCCTGCGGGCACTGAGCAGGAGGAGTCTAAGTACTGCCTTGCTTTATTAGGACAATGACTTTTAGCCCTGAAAATGTGCTGCTTAGCAGTTGGGAGTAGTGGGCTGTATTTGAAAAGCTCGAGGCCTGGGGCAAGAAATCATCCATCCTGGTTTTTGGACCTACTGCTTTGTGGTTGGTCTTAGAAGTCACCTTACCATTTTGAGCTCCTACTATTCCAAATGGGAATCCTTTTAATCTTTGTGTGcaaggtgtgtgcacatgtgtgcatgtggaggctgtCAAGTGTCTTTCTTGGTTCATCTCTATTTTACCAAGGTGGTATCTCCTGTTGTATCTGGAGTTTGCCGGGTCTGGGTGTTTAGCTCTCTATCTTGCCTTGGGCTTGTCTACTGTCTTCCCTTGTCTCCTGGTCCTGAGCAGTGGGATTATTGGTGGGCTGCCATGcttgcctggctttttaaatggGCGCTGGGGATCTGAATCTGGTCTTTGCACCAGGTGCTTTATCTGTTGAGCTATCTCTGTAGTCTTTTGTTGTTTAGAAGTTTATTGGAGTGACCATGAAACCTAATGTTCTGTATACTGTGTCTGGTCTGACTGTGTGATACCTAGATCTGTACCCCTCAACtattctgctgctgcagttgcaGGCGTGTGCAGAGGAGCCAGCACTAGTGGCACTGGAATGACTCTCTTTCAACCATTCAGAATCCTGTGAAAGTCATTCAGAATGTGGCAGTGAGTTGGTTTGCTGTTTGCTAAggagtacatgtggaggtcagggacaaCTTGCCGGAATCTGTTtttcccttccaccatgtgggaggGTCCTGAGGATTCAATTCTTCAGGCTTAGTGGTCAGTAACTGGATGacctttacccattgagtcatCTTGTTAGTCCATCAAtgcactaagaaaacaaaaatagacttagtgtgtgtctgtgtaggagGGAGCACAAGTGTGGTGCCATGGCAGGTGACCAGAGGACACATCCTAGTCAGCTCTCTTCTACTGTGCCTCCTGGGGTGCAAGGCTTTTGCAGCAAGAGCTGCACCACCTTTTAGGCCCAGTCAGTATGTTTTAAACAGTCTTATCTTTGAAGCTACATACTTGATTTCAGCACTTTAGTTTCTCTTCTGTGCACTTAGTTCAGATGTGGTGCACACTTAGTTCCTGTAGTACAAAGGCAGAAGCTGTTTCCTTCCTTAGCCTTTAGGTTGCCGTGCAAGTACCAGCTCATCTGTCGTGTCTGCACATCCCTTCCTTGCCTGTGGGAGGGAgtctttcttcttgaggcagTTTCTAGTACCCTctgcccatgtatgtgtgtgttcctctgaAGTC
The nucleotide sequence above comes from Mastomys coucha isolate ucsf_1 unplaced genomic scaffold, UCSF_Mcou_1 pScaffold15, whole genome shotgun sequence. Encoded proteins:
- the Dolk gene encoding dolichol kinase, producing the protein MTRRCPPQAPESGFALSGSVLAEAAVVFAVVLSIHAVVWDRYSWCAVALAVQAFYVQYKWDRLLQQGNAVFQFRMSANSGLLPASMVMPLLGLVMKERCQTAGNPYFERFGIVVAATGMAVALFSSVLALGITRPVPMNTCAISGLAGGIIIYIMKHSLSVGEVIEVLEVLLIFVYLNMILLYLLPRCFTPGEALLVLGGISFVLNQLIKRSLTESQGDPVDFFLLVVVVGMVLMGVFFSTLFVFMDSGTWASSIFFHLMTCVLGLGVVLPWLHWLIRRNPLLWLLQFLFYTETRIYLLAYWSLLATVACLVVLYQNAKRSSSESKKHNAPTITRKYFHFIVVATYIPGIIFDRPLLYVAATVCLAVFIFLEYVRYFRIKPLGHTLRSLLSLFLDERDSGPLILTHIYLLLGMSLPIWLIPRPCTQKDSLGGARALVPYAGVLAVGVGDTVASIFGSTMGEIRWPGTKKTFEGTMTSIFAQIISVALILIFDSGVDLNYSYAWILGSISTVSLLEAYTTQIDNLLLPLYLLILLMA